Part of the Bacillus sp. N1-1 genome, ATTTCTTTTAAACAGGAAAAAGCACTTCTAGATGAAGATGTTGATCAGCTGATTGAAGAACGAAATGAAGCTAGAAAACAGCGTAATTTCAGTAGAGCAGATGAAATCCGCGATGAATTGAAAGAGCAGGGAATACTTCTTGAGGATACTCCTCAGGGCGTTCGCTGGAAAAGGATGTAGCATATGAAGGAAATCGATGTAAAGCAACTGAATTCTCTTGCACTTGCGTATATGGGTGACTCTGTCATTGAGATTAATGTGCGAAAGCGATTGTTATCTCTCGGGCACATTCGCCCGAATCAGCTACACCGCACAGCAACAACATACGTATCTGCTAAAGCGCAGGCTGCTTTTCTTCACCACGTACTGAAGCAAGAGTGGCTATCGGAAGAGGAAACTGGTGTTGTCCGCAGAGGACGTAATGCAAAATCTGGAACGGTACCTAAGAATACGAGTGTAAGTACGTACAAATATTCGACTGCTCTTGAAGCGTTGTTTGGTTACCACTACCTACAGGGAAATGAACGAAGAGTTGATGAACTTTTGGAGAGACTTTTTGAATTTGTAGAACAACCGAAGAAAGAAGTGAAATGAGATGGATAAAGAATTTATTGTAGGACGGAATTCTGTTCTTGAAGCGTTGCGATCAGGACATGAAATCAACAAGATTTGGATTAATGAAGGGTCTCAAAAAGGGCCTCTTCAAAATTTGATACAAAAAGCCAAGGAGCAAAATGTGCTCGTTCAGTTTGTACCTAAGCGAAAGCTTGAACAATTGTCTGGCGAAAGTAACCACCAGGGCGTAGTCGCTTCTATTGCGGCTTATGAATACGCTGACCTGGACGATTTATTTAAAAAAGCTGAAGAGTCAGGAGAAGCACCTTTTTTCCTAATATTAGATGAGATTGAAGATCCTCATAACCTCGGTTCTATCTTAAGAACAGCTGATTCAGCAGGAGCGCATGGCGTTATTATTCCGAAAAGGAGAGCGGTTGGCTTAACATCTACAGTGGCTAAATCCTCAACGGGAGCTATTGAGTATATTCCTGTTGCACGCGTAACGAACCTTGCTAGAACGATGGATGATTTGAAAGAGCGGGGGATCTGGTTTGTTGGTACAGACGCGCAAGGTGGACAAGATTATCGCCAGGCGGATTATGACATGGGAATTGGACTTGTTATTGGAAGTGAAGGAAAGGGAATGGGTCGCCTGATTAAAGACAAATGCGACTTCCTAGTAAGCCTTCCAATGGCTGGAAAAGTAACCTCGCTCAATGCTTCGGTTGCCGCAGGATTAATGATGTATGAGGTTTATCGACAACGTCATCCTCTGGGGGAGTAAAACATGGACGTGCTGTTAGTTGATGGATACAACATAATCGGGGCGTGGCCGGAATTAAGATCGCTGAAAGAAAGTGACTTTAGTAAGGCTCGTGAGCTATTGATTGAGAAAATGGCCGAGTATCAAGCTTATACCGGATATCGGGTGATCGTCGTTTTTGACGCTCACCTTTCCCACGGTATTGAAAAGCGTCATAGTCAATATCGAGTCGAAGTGATCTATACGAGAGAGAATGAGACAGCGGATGAGCGGATTGAGAAGATGGCAAGAGAACTCAAAGGAATACGCACGCAGATTCATGTTGCAACGTCAGATTATACCGAGCAATGGGCTATCTTTGGACAGGGAGCTTTAAGGAAATCAGCCAGGGAGCTTTACAATGAAATGCAGGGCATTGAAAAAGGGATCGAAAAAAGTGTCCATACTGAAAATCGGAGAAACCGTTCGCCAGGCCTGCATTTATCAGAGGAAATTAGCGAAATATTTGAAAAATGGCGAAGAGGCGGTAAATAAGCGGTTGACGATTTTTCGACACGTACTGTATAATATTTCTATATAGCGTACTGGTCGGGGGGAACGCATATTGAGTACAGTAGACCTCAAAGAAAGCACGGTAAATCAAGAACAACAGTCAGTAGACCCAAGACACCTGGAACACGTAGCATTCGATCAACTTGATGATGAACTGCTCGTCATCATGGTTCATGAAGGTCACAGTAGAGCGTTGGAACATTTGATTACGAAGTACAAAAATTTCGTACGAGCTAAAGCGAGGTCGTATTTTCTCATTGGAGCAGATCGCGAAGACATCATTCAAGAAGGAATGATCGGTCTGTACAAAGCCATTCGTGATTTTAGAGGGGACAAGTTCTCATCTTTTAAAGCGTTTGCCGAACTGTGCATCACCCGGCAGATGATTACAGCTATTAAAACCGCCACAAGACAAAAGCATATTCCGCTGAATTCTTACGTCTCACTTGATAAGCCAATCTATGATGAAGAGTCAGATCGGACATTGCTAGACGTCATATGCGGAACAAAAGTGACAGATCCTGAAGAATTGATTATTAATCAGGAAGAATTTGATGACATCGAACTTAAAATGTCTGAAATTTTAAGCGATTTAGAGAGAAAAGTGCTCATGCTTTATCTCGATGGACGTTCTTATCAAGAAATATCGGTTGATTTAAATCGACACGTTAAGTCAATTGATAATGCTCTACAGCGGGTGAAACGTAAGTTAGAGCGTTATCTAGAACTGCGGGAAGTCAGCCTTTAATATGGACAAACCTATTAGGAATATTGGGAGAGAGTAGGGCCAGGTCCCTACTCTTTTTCTGTGCTAGCCTTTCTTGGGCTTTATTGACATGCCGAAACGGGCTATGATAAAGTGATAAAAGTAAGAATGTCAATTTTTTGTTAGGTTTGTAAGAACGTCACAGGGTAGCTGAACGTTTTTTTATTTTGCTCTTTTTTGATATAAG contains:
- a CDS encoding ribonuclease III domain-containing protein, with product MKEIDVKQLNSLALAYMGDSVIEINVRKRLLSLGHIRPNQLHRTATTYVSAKAQAAFLHHVLKQEWLSEEETGVVRRGRNAKSGTVPKNTSVSTYKYSTALEALFGYHYLQGNERRVDELLERLFEFVEQPKKEVK
- the rlmB gene encoding 23S rRNA (guanosine(2251)-2'-O)-methyltransferase RlmB; this translates as MDKEFIVGRNSVLEALRSGHEINKIWINEGSQKGPLQNLIQKAKEQNVLVQFVPKRKLEQLSGESNHQGVVASIAAYEYADLDDLFKKAEESGEAPFFLILDEIEDPHNLGSILRTADSAGAHGVIIPKRRAVGLTSTVAKSSTGAIEYIPVARVTNLARTMDDLKERGIWFVGTDAQGGQDYRQADYDMGIGLVIGSEGKGMGRLIKDKCDFLVSLPMAGKVTSLNASVAAGLMMYEVYRQRHPLGE
- a CDS encoding NYN domain-containing protein encodes the protein MDVLLVDGYNIIGAWPELRSLKESDFSKARELLIEKMAEYQAYTGYRVIVVFDAHLSHGIEKRHSQYRVEVIYTRENETADERIEKMARELKGIRTQIHVATSDYTEQWAIFGQGALRKSARELYNEMQGIEKGIEKSVHTENRRNRSPGLHLSEEISEIFEKWRRGGK
- the sigH gene encoding RNA polymerase sporulation sigma factor SigH; this translates as MEHVAFDQLDDELLVIMVHEGHSRALEHLITKYKNFVRAKARSYFLIGADREDIIQEGMIGLYKAIRDFRGDKFSSFKAFAELCITRQMITAIKTATRQKHIPLNSYVSLDKPIYDEESDRTLLDVICGTKVTDPEELIINQEEFDDIELKMSEILSDLERKVLMLYLDGRSYQEISVDLNRHVKSIDNALQRVKRKLERYLELREVSL